The segment TCATATTTTCTAAACCACCTCTTTCATCAGCATTTATTGACATCCGAGGTTTTAGAGTTTTCCTCCCACTTTTTTTAATACTGACATCTTCTTCAACATAGTATCTATAAAATGGTTCTTCAGCTTCGTCTTCTAACTCATCATTGTCAGTGGACTCATTACAGTCTTTATCAGTAACTTTAATAATGTTAAAGTCTTTCAGTTCATCTGTAGGAATATCTTCTGGTTCCATCTTAATGATGATTCTTTTCCTCTCAGCAGCTCTGCTTTTTTCTTCACTGGCTAGTTCAGACTCCACTGTGCTACTTTTCCTGCTTCCAGTAGTTGAAGCCGAATCATCAGCAGCCTGGCTTGTGTCTCCTCTGTATTTGTCTGTCTGTGCAGAAAAGGTTTTAGAAGAATCCTTTTCACCAAATTCAGCTTTGATATTACTGTCTTTTCCATCTCGAATATCCACTAACCTATGATAGGATCTTGTGTTTTGGTATGAATGTCTGTTAGTACAGGTTAGCACATGCTCATCTAGTAATTTTTCACAGCTAAAGCCAAATCCACAACTATCACAGGTGAAACTCCGTCCAAAGCGTCGTGATACACGTTCTTTTGGAGTAGATAATTTGGACACAGAACTCTTTTTACATACATCAAATAATGGCTCAGGAAAATTACCTAATTGCAACGACTCTTCATCAGGCTCTCTATTATGTGGTGTATTCACTGTTGAACTTGGCTCTGCACACCACCTATTAGCTTCACTGCCATTTCTAGCCACAGTGTCTTCATACATTCTCACCCCAAATATCATTTTGCTGTTCTGTTTGCTAGAAGCAGAAGATGAACATTTTGAACTAGAACAATCTGCATCCTGTATGTCTTCTAAGCAGTCAGGGACATTGTACAGCTGCAGGTAGTTCATTGCCACTTTAAACTGTTCAAAACTGGAAGGAGCTGTCATAATTTTTCCTAAATACATGAACTGCAAAATGAGATCAAAACACTCAGCACTAATTTTCATGTTGCTGAGATTCAGTTGTGCAGTACTATGCTGATGGTTCAtgaaaaacattctaaaatagGAGCTACAAGCAGCTAGAACAGCTTTGTGTGCTTGAAAGTAAATGTCATCAATTGCAATACAACAGTCACAGAGAAAACCCCATTCCCTTTGGTTGTTTAGCTGCTGAAGGACGTAGCTGCTGTGGCTGGGCTTTGCCATCTTCTATTAATT is part of the Bubalus bubalis isolate 160015118507 breed Murrah chromosome 11, NDDB_SH_1, whole genome shotgun sequence genome and harbors:
- the ZBTB1 gene encoding zinc finger and BTB domain-containing protein 1 isoform X1; translation: MAKPSHSSYVLQQLNNQREWGFLCDCCIAIDDIYFQAHKAVLAACSSYFRMFFMNHQHSTAQLNLSNMKISAECFDLILQFMYLGKIMTAPSSFEQFKVAMNYLQLYNVPDCLEDIQDADCSSSKCSSSASSKQNSKMIFGVRMYEDTVARNGSEANRWCAEPSSTVNTPHNREPDEESLQLGNFPEPLFDVCKKSSVSKLSTPKERVSRRFGRSFTCDSCGFGFSCEKLLDEHVLTCTNRHSYQNTRSYHRLVDIRDGKDSNIKAEFGEKDSSKTFSAQTDKYRGDTSQAADDSASTTGSRKSSTVESELASEEKSRAAERKRIIIKMEPEDIPTDELKDFNIIKVTDKDCNESTDNDELEDEAEEPFYRYYVEEDVSIKKSGRKTLKPRMSINADERGGLENMRPPNNSSPVQEDTENASCELCGLTITEEDLSSHYLAKHIENICACGKCGQILVKGRQLQEHAQRCGEPQDLTMNGLGNAEEKMDMEENPDEQSEIRDMFVEMLDDFRDNHFQINSIQKKQLFKHSACPFRCPNCGQRFETENLVVEHMSSCLDQDVFKSAIMEENERDHRRKHFCNLCGKGFYQRCHLREHYTVHTKEKQFVCQTCGKQFLRERQLRLHNDMHKGMARYVCSICDQGNFRKHDHVRHMISHLSAGETICQVCFQIFPNNEQLEQHMDIHLYTCGICGAKFNLRKDMRSHYNAKHLKRT
- the ZBTB1 gene encoding zinc finger and BTB domain-containing protein 1 isoform X3 is translated as MAKPSHSSYVLQQLNNQREWGFLCDCCIAIDDIYFQAHKAVLAACSSYFRMFFMNHQHSTAQLNLSNMKISAECFDLILQFMYLGKIMTAPSSFEQFKVAMNYLQLYNVPDCLEDIQDADCSSSKCSSSASSKQNSKMIFGVRMYEDTVARNGSEANRWCAEPSSTVNTPHNREPDEESLQLGNFPEPLFDVCKKSSVSKLSTPKERVSRRFGRSFTCDSCGFGFSCEKLLDEHVLTCTNRHSYQNTRSYHRLVDIRDGKDSNIKAEFGEKDSSKTFSAQTDKYRGDTSQAADDSASTTGSRKSSTVESELASEEKSRAAERKRIIIKMEPEDIPTDELKDFNIIKVTDKDCNESTDNDELEDEAEEPFYRYYVEEDVSIKKSGRKTLKPRMSINADERGGLENMRPPNNSSPVQEDTENASCELCGLTITEEDLSSHYLAKHIENICACGKCGQILVKGRQLQEHAQRCGEPQDLTMNGLGNAEEKMDMEENPDEQSEIRDMFVEMLDDFRDNHFQINSIQKKQLFKHSACPFRCPNCGQRFETENLVVEHMSSCLDQDVFKSAIMEENERDHRRKHFCNLCGKGFYQRCHLREHYTVHTKEKQFVCQTCGKQFLRERQLRLHNDMHKGMASGQIGPSKPLEK
- the ZBTB1 gene encoding zinc finger and BTB domain-containing protein 1 isoform X2 yields the protein MAKPSHSSYVLQQLNNQREWGFLCDCCIAIDDIYFQAHKAVLAACSSYFRMFFMNHQHSTAQLNLSNMKISAECFDLILQFMYLGKIMTAPSSFEQFKVAMNYLQLYNVPDCLEDIQDADCSSSKCSSSASSKQNSKMIFGVRMYEDTVARNGSEANRWCAEPSSTVNTPHNREPDEESLQLGNFPEPLFDVCKKSSVSKLSTPKERVSRRFGRSFTCDSCGFGFSCEKLLDEHVLTCTNRHSYQNTRSYHRLVDIRDGKDSNIKAEFGEKDSSKTFSAQTDKYRGDTSQAADDSASTTGSRKSSTVESELASEEKSRAAERKRIIIKMEPEDIPTDELKDFNIIKVTDKDCNESTDNDELEDEAEEPFYRYYVEEDVSIKKSGRKTLKPRMSINADERGGLENMRPPNNSSPVQEDTENASCELCGLTITEEDLSSHYLAKHIENICACGKCGQILVKGRQLQEHAQRCGEPQDLTMNGLGNAEEKMDMEENPDEQSEIRDMFVEMLDDFRDNHFQINSIQKKQLFKHSACPFRCPNCGQRFETENLVVEHMSSCLDQDVFKSAIMEENERDHRRKHFCNLCGKGFYQRCHLREHYTVHTKEKQFVCQTCGKQFLRERQLRLHNDMHKGMASDRSALKALTMPKIPGYQKALWEHTFVECLPSPDT